Sequence from the Chitinophagales bacterium genome:
GATTCATTGCGCTTGCCTCGGTAAGGCACTGGAGCGAGATAAGGAGAGTCTGTTTCTAGGACAATATGATCCAGGGTTATATTTTTAATGACTTCTTGTAAACCTGATTTAGGATATGTGAGGACACCACCTATACCCAGATAAAAGCCACAGTCTATGATTTTCTCTGCTTCTTGCATCGAACCTGAAAAACAATGCATAACTCCACGCAGACCTTTTTTTGCGTATTGAGTTATTAATGGAATGACATCTTGATTAGATTTTCGGCTATGTATGGAAACGGCCTTATCAAATTCAATTGCCCATTCAAACTGCATTTCCAAGGCTTGTTTCTGCTCCTTTTGAAAAGTCAGATCCCAGTGATAATCCAAACCTATTTCACCTACCCCGCAATACTTATCAGGATTTTCCTTAAGTATGGTATACACCTTATCTAATACTTCGAGATAATTTTCCTTGACATCGCAAGGATGGATTCCCATCATAGGGTAAAACGTATTAGGATAAGCTTCACACAAGGTATGCATGGGCTCTATGGATTCTAAATCTATATTGGGTAATAGAACTTGACCAACCTGATTCTTCTTTAGACGCTGTATCCAATCAGCTCTATCCTCTAACATAGAAGGTAGGTAGCAGTGGGAATGGGTATCTATGAGGTAGTAGTCAGTCACAGTGGAAAGTAATCCAGTCGAAATATTAAACTCTATTTAAAATTTATAATTCAAAATTTATAATTATCTATCTAGCATTTCCTTGCAAGCAGCATAGACACTGTCAGAGTCCAAACCATATTTTTTCATCAATTCGCTCGGCGTTCCACTCTCACCGAAACTATCCTGCATCGCGACAATCGACATCGGTGTAGGCATTTCTTCCGCTAAAAGTAAAGCTATGGTACTAGCTAGTCCTCCCAATCTTTGATGTTCCTCCGCTACCACTATTTTCTTAGTTTTGGCTACGCTTTCCAGTATAGCAGGTTCGTCTAGTGGCTTTATGGTATGAATATTGATTACCTCAGCAGAAATGCCTTCCTCCTTTAATTTCTTGGCAGCTACTATGGCTTCCCAGACCAAATGACCCGTCGCTACGATGGTTATGTCATTTCCCTCTGAAAGTTTGATAGCTTTTCCTATTTCGAATTTACTATCTTTTGGTATGAATATAGGCACTTTAGGCCGACCAAATCGCAAATAAACAGGACCATCATAATCTGCAATGGCAAGAGTCGCTTGATAGGTTTGATTATAGTCGCAGGTGTTGATGACCGTCATATTAGGCAGCATCTGCATTAAGCCTATATCTTCCAAGATTTGGTGTGTAGCCCCATCTTCGCCCAAGGTCAAGCCTGCGTGCGATGCACATATTTTTACATTTTTGTTGGAATAGGCTACGGATTGGCGAATTTGGTCATAAACTCTTCCCGTTACAAAATTCGCAAAGGAAGACGCAAAAGGTATCTTTCCAGCGATAGCTAATCCTGCAGAAAGCCCAATCATATTAGCCTCAGCTATTCCCGCCTGTACAAACCGCTGCGGAACTTTCTTTTTAAAATCTCCCAATTTCAGGGAATCGGTTAGGTCAGCACAAAGGGCTACCACATCAGGATGCGTGTCGGCTAATACCGTCATTGCGTCGCCAAATCCAGAACGCGTATCGTTCTCACCTAAAACAATAATATCGTCTAAACTCATAAGGAAAATATCTATGACGACAAATGTAAAGCATATTCGAATTGGGATATAAACTATCCATCCACAATATGTGAATTATGGGAGAATCGTTATTCTTTTCTTAGTGTACTAATGGAAAAGTGATACCAATAGCAGTTTTAAAATGGTCCAACCCATTTTAATACCTTGCTATGGTATTAAATATTGGTTTGCGAAATTTCAATATTTTATGAAGAAGAATCCTTCTTATATCCGAGTTTTTTTCCTAATTCCTGAATAGAAGATTCTATTGCCTTGCCTAAATCATCCGAATTTTTAGAAGCTGTTTTCTTCAATTCTTCTTGAATATGCGCCTCTCTTTTCTTTGCTAGTTCTGCAATTTCTTTCTGGATCATGCTGCGTTCTTTAGACTTGGCATCAATTATTTTTATTTTTTCTTCTTTTGATTTGCCCTTAAGTTCATTAGGCAGTTCTTCTTCCTTTGCATTTTCCAGAAATGTTTTATCGTCAGCCACTTTATCTACGATATCCCAAGAAGAATTTTTATAAGCACTCGACTTTGATTTGGAAATAGTCCGCTCAACTTGATTCGATTGAGATATCGATGACGCATTTGCATCTTGTCGTACTTGATTCATTTTTTTCATTTCACCCTCATGACCATAACTCATATAGGTTTTATTGAGTTTATCATTCGCACTACTAATTTTTTCATCATATGGGGTGATGATATATCGCACTTTTTCATTGGAATTGATGTGAAAATATTTTCCATTTCCTGATACAGCGCCATCTTGCCAGAAGGTGCTAATTCCTTCCATATTATCCCCACAGAAAATAGTATTGATATAGATATTTTTCTTTCTAGCTTCGGCTATAGCTTCGTTATAGTTAATTTTACCTTGATTAAAAGGCTCGTTACCTGCTATATAAATTAACTTCATAGCATTCGATTGATTATTCCATATCAGATTTTGAGTAGAAGCTTTGATAACTGCCCCACAGTACTCTTCGCCACCATTGGTGCGCAGTCCGAATAGTTTCTCGGATATCAAATCTAGGTCTTGAGTAAAAGGAACTATCTGCTGCACCCAGTGTTTTTCTGACGATAAATTATCATTTCCATATTGATATAGAGCTATTTCTATTTGAGGTTCTCTGCCGTTATATTTCAGCGTGGTCAAGGTATTGACGACATTCCAAAGCCGAGATTTTGCTTGTTCTATGAGTCCGTCCATACTATTGGAGCAGTCGAGCAATAGAGCTAGTTGTATTTTAGGAGCATTGCCATCGGGTTGTGGAGCAGGGTTCGTTCTAGTAGGCCTGGTAGGAAATTCAAGATCGGCTGCATTATTGCCTTGTGACTGACACGAAATAAAAAACGTACATGAAAGAATGGCTGTAGTAAAAAATTGATTGAAATGATGCATAGGAAGGGATTTATGGTTATTGGATACCATAAAAACCAATTAGGTTAAATGCTATTATATTTATTTTCTTCTAATTAAGATGACTTAACAGGATTTTCATCATTTCATACTAAAATTAGGATAAGATTTTATAAAAAATGGAAAAGGTTTTTAGCTTTCAATATGCATCAAGCATAGAATCCTTGTTTGACTAAAACTTTAACTAGACCCCTCAAACGTAGACAAGAAAGAAGTGGTTATTCTGCTTCTCATTTTTACATACAGGCACAGAGACCGTTTCACTAATCTCTGGCCAGTTGGAGGGATATTTTTTTTGTCAAATCAACAACCCATTGGGTAATTGACAATCAAATACTTTGTACTACGATTACCATTACTGTACTCTATGATAAATTTTACGCGTCTTACCGCAACCCCAATCCAATATGAATCCTGCCAATTTTTTCTAATCGTATCATTGATAATTTCAAGGCATCTCTTATAATCTTCATCAGATTTCAAGAATTTTATTAGCTCATTCTTATTAAAACTTGGAAAGGATGAGCCCTGTTCCTCAGTTATTGTATCTGTCATATAGGTAAACTTGCTTTTTGATTTTACTTGTTTCCAATCGGAAACATAAGTTTTCCAGTCATATAAAGTATAATGGGGTCCTTCATCATTGAAAGTTAAGGTATTTTGATAATTTTCGAAAAGCCTGATACTTTTAATGTTAGGATTTAAATTCTCTAAATTTATTTCAACATTATCAAAATCATATCCTAGTTCAACCAAAATGGTAATGGAGTCATTATGCTTTTTCGTTTCTTCATCATAAACAACAATACCCGGAATCGAAATAGCAAAATCAGAAAAACTTCCTCTGAAAGTATCTTTTGTTTCAAAAATATCACCTTGTGTAGTAGCCTCCTTTCTAAACATAGAATCAAACTCAATACTATTGTTCTTATGTTTTTCCTCGATATACTTATTCTCACCAGAGTTATTGCAGCTGAGTGTTAGTAATACTAGAATAGATAATACTTTCAGTTTATTCATTTTTTACATTGACAAATTTAAGAATACAAAAATAATAAAAACACCTTCTCACCTCATCAGTTGTTCCCACCTTACTATCTCATTTACAAAAATATTACTAAACAAAAAAAGGCCATGATATTACTATCACAGCCTTATTCATAATTAAAACTTAAAATTAAGAATTACTTCTCCGTCACTCGCATCGAAATTCTTCTATTCTTTTGTTTGCACTCTTCGGTGTCATTGGCTGGGCAAACCGGGTGATTCTGACCATAACCCTCCGCCTTCATTCTATCTGATGCTATGCCTAATTTTACTAGTTCATCCATGACATTCGTGGCTCTTTCACCGGATAGTTTTAAGTTAGCATCTGCATTGCCGGTATTATCGGTATATCCACCTATTTTCACTTTTACATTAGGAAATGCTTTTAAGATATTGGCTATATTACCGAGCTGCTCCTGAGAAGCTGGAGTCAAGATATTTTTTCCAGTTTCAAAAGTCAATCTATCAAAATCAAACCATGTAGTGTCATTCACCATCGAGTTATTATCACTTATAAATTTGAATAAACCTGCTTCAATACCATTGTCTGGAACTTGCATTGTTGCTGTGCTACCAGGAAGTGTAATCGCTGCCTGTCCGTCTTGAATCATGATTTTTTGCTCTACGATTTCCATTTTGGTCACTTCCTTGTGACAACAATGATTCTGCTCAGCTAAGAAAGGCGCAATGGTCAAACCAACTAATGATGTCAGCTTAATTAAAATATTCATAGAAGGACCCGAAGTATCTTTGAAAGGATCTCCTACCGTGTCACCAGTCACTGCAGCTTTATGCGGTTCAGATTTTTTGAAATATTTCTGTCCATCGATTTCTACACCTTTTTCAAATGATTTCTTGGCATTGTCCCAAGCACCACCCGCATTATTCTGGAAGATAGCCCATAGCACACCAGAAACCGTTACACCTGCCATATAGGCACCTAGAGGCTCTGCACCCATAAATAATCCAACTAATACAGGCGTCACTATCGTTATCAAGCCTGGAAGCATCATTTCTCTCAAAGCAGCCTGAGTAGAGATAGCTACACACTTGCCATATTCTGGCTTGCCAGTGCCTTCCATAATACCTGGTATTTCTTTGAATTGTCTTCTCACTTCTTTTACCATGTCCATAGCTGCCTTACCTACACTACTCATAGCGAGTGCAGAGAAGACGACTGGTACCATAGCACCTATAAATAGTGCAGCTAGTACATTGGCTTTGAAAATATTGATACCATCGATACCAGTAAATGTCACATAAGCTGCAAATAAAGCTAAAGCGGTCAATGCTGCTGAAGCAATAGCAAATCCTTTACCAATAGCCGCTGTCGTATTTCCTACTGAATCCAAGATATCCGTTCTACCTCTTACTTCTTCTGGTAGTCCAGACATTTCTGCGATACCTCCTGCGTTATCTGCTATAGGTCCGAATGCATCAATAGCTAGCTGCATAGCCGTAGTAGCCATCATAGCACCTGCAGCTATCGCTACTCCGTAAAATCCTGCAAAATGATAAGCACCCATAATAGCTCCAGCGAATAACAAGATAGGCATCCATGTACTCATCATACCGAGGGAAAGACCAGCTATGATATTGGTAGCTGCACCCGTTCCAGATTGTCTAATAACACCTAAAACAGGTTTTGTACCTACGCCTGTATAGTATTCTGTAATGGAAGAAATAACACCTCCTACAACCATTCCTATAATAGTAGCTATAAATACATCCATTCTGCTAACCATTTTAGCCTTTTCACCGAAAAATTCCATATTCATTTCAGCAGGCAATATCCAGTTAATCAAGAAAAATACAGAAATCAAAGTCAAAATCAATGAAGACCAGTTTCCTATATTCAAGGCTCTTTGTACATCGCCATTATCATCTTTTACCGATACAAACCAAGTACCGACGATGGACCATATAATACCTACTGCAGCTATAGCTACTGGTAAGATAATAGGTCCGATACCACCAAATCCTTGGAAGATACCTTCATTGGCAGGATTGCCTAATAAATAATTTCCTAGAACCATAGCTGCTAGAACCGTTGCTACATAAGACCCGAATAAATCTGCACCCATACCCGCTACGTCACCTACGTTATCACCTACATTATCCGCGATTGTTGCTGGGTTGCGTGGATCGTCCTCTGGGATACCTGCTTCTACCTTACCTACGAGGTCAGCACCTACATCAGCAGCTTTCGTATAAATACCACCGCCTACTCTTGCGAAAAGTGCAATAGACTCAGCACCTAATGAAAATCCTGCTAGCACTTCCAAAACCTGTGTCATGGCTGTGGAACCACCATTAGCGAAGTCTCCACCCATGAAGTATTTGAATAATAAGATAAATAAGAAGCTCAAACCAAAAACCGCTAGACCAGCTACACCCAGTCCCATCACCGTACCACCACCGAAGGATACTTTCAAGGCTTTAGCTAAACTCGTACGAGCTGCTTGCGTCGTTCTGACATTGGCTTTAGTAGCAATTCTCATACCGATATTTCCGGCTACTGCTGAGAAAATAGCTCCTATGACAAAAGCAACTACGATAAGCCAGTGTGAAGTAGCTACCATTTGAGATAGCACGCCTAATAAGATACCTGCTACAGCTACGAAAATAGCTAGAATACGATATTCAGCGTTTAAGAAAGCCATAGCTCCTTCTGCTATATAGTTAGCGATTTCTGTCATTTTGCTGTCACCAGCGTCTTGCTTTTTTACCCATGAGGATAGGAAAAACATGTAAACCAGACCTACGATACCAAAAAATGGTAAGATGTAAATTAAATTGTTGTCCATTACTTTATAAATAGTTAATTGTTTGATTTTTAAAAAGGAAGGCAAAAATAGAAGTTTTAATTTTCTATGTGCCATTTTTTTTAAGGACTAACTGAACAAATTGTCCTTTTTAGAACAATTATTAAAAATTGTCCTTTTTAGAGCAATTATTGAAAATTGTCCTTTTTAGGGCAATTATTTATATATTTGCAGAAATTAAAAAGATGATAGCAGTTATCACAGGTGATATTATTAATTCTAGGCAAGTCAATTCAAGGTATTGGCAGCCTAAGCTTAAGAAGCTATTCTCGCAAAATATTGCCGATAAAAAGAAATGGGAAATCTATAGGGGAGATAGTTTCCAAATAGAAGTCAAGGTAGAGGAAGCTTTAAACTGGGTATTCACTATCAAAGCTGCTTTGAGGAGCGTTGAATTTTTAAATGTACGAATGGCTATAGGAATAGGCGATAAGACATATTCTGGCAAAAAAGTTACAGAATCCAATGGCAGTGCTTTTGTTTATTCTGGGGAGTGTTTTGATAAGCTGAAAAATGAAACCTTGGCAATAAAATCACCATTTAATGAATTGGATGACCACTTCAATCCTATTTTAAAATTAATTGGATTTATTACTGATAATTGGAAGCCTGTAACTGCTGAGACTATCTATTATGCCATTGAGAATAAAGGTTTAAGGCAAAAGGAGTTGGCAGAAAAATTACATAAAAATAGTGCTACCATTAGCAGGGCACTTAAGCGAGGTGGCTATGACGAGATTTCAGAGGCTTTGAATTTGTATACTAAAAAAATAGTTCTATGTTTGAACTCCTGATTAAAATAGTGCTTAGTCATCTGCTAGGAGATTTTGTTTTCCAAACAGATAAAATGGTTAAGAATATTGGAGCTAAGAAATTTAGGTCTCCGTATTTATATCTGCACGTAGCTATACATCTGGCTATTATGCTGATAATTAATGGATTTAAAAAAGATTATATATTCCCTATAGTGGTCTTAGCCTTTTCGCACCTAGCTATAGACAGTGTAACGAAAATTTTGATTGTACGGAAAATTAAAGAAATCAACAATCTTATCTTAGATCAGACTTTACATGCCTTATCCATTTTTATATTTATTCTTTGCTTATTTGAAGTCCAGATCGAGTGGCACAAGATTTTTAGCAAGGATAATTATCTATTGCTAGCAATGCTGATATTCTTGTTGAGCACTTGTTCTATTATCATTAGTAAAATAATGTCTTTATTTGATTATAGCCCACCGAATAAGGGACTAGAAGATGCAGGAAAAGTAATAGGTTTATTAGAAAGATTGTTTATCTTTTACTTTGTAGTTTCAGGATTTTGGGAGGGAATTGGATTCTTGCTAGCTGCTAAATCCATCTTTCGCTTTGGTGAATTGAAAGACGGAAAAGATGTCAAGCATACCGAGTATATACTTATCGGGACATTGTTGAGTTTTGGTTTGGCTATTTTAGTTGCGATTATTTATCTGCAACTGAAAGCAAATATATGATTAGCCTATTTCTGGCAATACTTAGCAGATTCTTCAATTGGGTATTTATTTTGCAAGTTTACGTCATTGAAGCTATGATGGCTCCCCCAAAAGAATAATTTTTCAAATAGAGGAAGTAGTTTTTTGTTTTTTATTTTTTCGAGAAAATAGATTTCGTGTTCTTTTTCTTTGATCCCCATTTCATAAAGTACCTTATTATGGTCATAAATTTCTAACTCATGGAAATATTGCATCATTTTAAAATACTCGCATACATTTCCACTTTCTAGCCTTCCTGCAAAATAATAGGGCATAAACCAACCGATAAGGTAGCAGGATAAACTAATAAGTCTTCCAATAAGATGAAATTTGAATTCATAAAATGAAGAAGGCTCAATATGGTATAACTTCATAATCTCGAATACCTCTTTTCTATGATACCATTCATCATCTTCTATTTGCTTAATGGCATTCTTTTCTTCTATACTTGAGACAGAGCTCGCGTGACCTATATAAGCGAACGCTGCTGCCTTTTCGGCAGAGTATGCCATTTTTAAAAGGTCTACTAACTTCGAATGACTTTGAACTTTCTCTTTGTTTGTCATTGACTAGTTCACAACTGTAACCTTTACGGTATTGGTCTTTGATTTTTCATTGAAAGGCATGGATGCCGTATTGATAACAATATCATTTTTCTTAACCAGTTTTTTATCCTTTAAGATTTGAATAACGTCCTTGATAGTTTGGTCAGTACCCTCAAAACCTTCGTAATAAAAGCCTTTTACTCCCCATATAAGATTCATGGTGTAGAGGAGAGGCTTATTATCGCTAAAAATATAAATCTTAGATTTCGGACGGAAGCTAGATACTCGGAATCCAGTATATCCCGAGCGAGTAATTCCGATGATGGCTTTTGCACTTAACCCTTCTGCTAGGTTCACCGCAGAATGACAAACGGCATCAGGGATATAATCTGCATTATCGATATCGCTGACATAGCTCATGGTATTATATATATCAGAATTCATTTCTACCTGCTCTATTATCTTCGACATGGTTTCTATAACCTTGACAGGAAAAAGCCCTACAGAAGTTTCTCCACTCAGCATCAAGGCATCAGCGCCATCTAGCACGGCATTGGCTACATCCGAAATCTCTGCTCTTGTAGGAAAGCTGCGCTCGGTCATACTCTCCATCATTTGTGTAGCTACGATAACTGGTTTTCCCAGTTGATTGCATTTTTTGACAATTTCTTTCTGCAATAGTGGCACTTTCTCTAGAGGCACCTCGATAGCTAAATCACCGCGCGCTACCATGATTCCATCCGATACCTCCAAAATACTTTCAAGATTAGTGATGGCCTCTGGTTTCTCTATTTTTGAAATTACTTTTAAATGTAACCATGCCTCACCAAAGACTTTTTTTACCTCCATGACATCTTCTGCCTTGCGTACAAAGCTGAGGGCTATCCAGTTTGCACGATTGTTGATAGCAAATTCTAAATCTTGCCTGTCTTTGGCAGTAAGTGATTCTATAGTAGTTTTAGTATGGGGAAAATTGACACCTTTTTTTGATTTGAGTTCTCCACCTTCTAGCACTATTACCTTTATGGTATGATCGTCTATAATAGATAGTACTTGTAGACATATTTTACCATCATCGACTAATATATTCTCACCAACATTAACGTCCTCGCCAAGTCGGTCATAGCTCACGTAGAGCTTTTCTAAAGTTGAAATTTGTTTTTGATTCGTAACCAGAAGCTGCTGCCCTACCTCCAATAATATACTGCCATTCTCGACTTCACCTACCCGTATTTTAGGACCCTGAAGGTCTGCTAGAATAGCTATGTGCGTGCCATGTTGCTTGTTAAAGTCTTTTACTTTCTGAAATCCTTTCAAATGAAAATCATAATCACCATGCGAAAAATTGAAGCGAAACACATCTACTCCATTTTTTATCATATTACTAAAAACCTCGTCCGATTCACAGGCTGGGCCATAGGTTGC
This genomic interval carries:
- a CDS encoding transketolase family protein, with protein sequence MSLDDIIVLGENDTRSGFGDAMTVLADTHPDVVALCADLTDSLKLGDFKKKVPQRFVQAGIAEANMIGLSAGLAIAGKIPFASSFANFVTGRVYDQIRQSVAYSNKNVKICASHAGLTLGEDGATHQILEDIGLMQMLPNMTVINTCDYNQTYQATLAIADYDGPVYLRFGRPKVPIFIPKDSKFEIGKAIKLSEGNDITIVATGHLVWEAIVAAKKLKEEGISAEVINIHTIKPLDEPAILESVAKTKKIVVAEEHQRLGGLASTIALLLAEEMPTPMSIVAMQDSFGESGTPSELMKKYGLDSDSVYAACKEMLDR
- a CDS encoding TatD family hydrolase translates to MTDYYLIDTHSHCYLPSMLEDRADWIQRLKKNQVGQVLLPNIDLESIEPMHTLCEAYPNTFYPMMGIHPCDVKENYLEVLDKVYTILKENPDKYCGVGEIGLDYHWDLTFQKEQKQALEMQFEWAIEFDKAVSIHSRKSNQDVIPLITQYAKKGLRGVMHCFSGSMQEAEKIIDCGFYLGIGGVLTYPKSGLQEVIKNITLDHIVLETDSPYLAPVPYRGKRNESAYVRDIATYLADLKGISLEEVAKITTENAIQLYQLN
- the pyk gene encoding pyruvate kinase translates to MILKDNKTKIIATYGPACESDEVFSNMIKNGVDVFRFNFSHGDYDFHLKGFQKVKDFNKQHGTHIAILADLQGPKIRVGEVENGSILLEVGQQLLVTNQKQISTLEKLYVSYDRLGEDVNVGENILVDDGKICLQVLSIIDDHTIKVIVLEGGELKSKKGVNFPHTKTTIESLTAKDRQDLEFAINNRANWIALSFVRKAEDVMEVKKVFGEAWLHLKVISKIEKPEAITNLESILEVSDGIMVARGDLAIEVPLEKVPLLQKEIVKKCNQLGKPVIVATQMMESMTERSFPTRAEISDVANAVLDGADALMLSGETSVGLFPVKVIETMSKIIEQVEMNSDIYNTMSYVSDIDNADYIPDAVCHSAVNLAEGLSAKAIIGITRSGYTGFRVSSFRPKSKIYIFSDNKPLLYTMNLIWGVKGFYYEGFEGTDQTIKDVIQILKDKKLVKKNDIVINTASMPFNEKSKTNTVKVTVVN
- a CDS encoding sodium-translocating pyrophosphatase → MAHRKLKLLFLPSFLKIKQLTIYKVMDNNLIYILPFFGIVGLVYMFFLSSWVKKQDAGDSKMTEIANYIAEGAMAFLNAEYRILAIFVAVAGILLGVLSQMVATSHWLIVVAFVIGAIFSAVAGNIGMRIATKANVRTTQAARTSLAKALKVSFGGGTVMGLGVAGLAVFGLSFLFILLFKYFMGGDFANGGSTAMTQVLEVLAGFSLGAESIALFARVGGGIYTKAADVGADLVGKVEAGIPEDDPRNPATIADNVGDNVGDVAGMGADLFGSYVATVLAAMVLGNYLLGNPANEGIFQGFGGIGPIILPVAIAAVGIIWSIVGTWFVSVKDDNGDVQRALNIGNWSSLILTLISVFFLINWILPAEMNMEFFGEKAKMVSRMDVFIATIIGMVVGGVISSITEYYTGVGTKPVLGVIRQSGTGAATNIIAGLSLGMMSTWMPILLFAGAIMGAYHFAGFYGVAIAAGAMMATTAMQLAIDAFGPIADNAGGIAEMSGLPEEVRGRTDILDSVGNTTAAIGKGFAIASAALTALALFAAYVTFTGIDGINIFKANVLAALFIGAMVPVVFSALAMSSVGKAAMDMVKEVRRQFKEIPGIMEGTGKPEYGKCVAISTQAALREMMLPGLITIVTPVLVGLFMGAEPLGAYMAGVTVSGVLWAIFQNNAGGAWDNAKKSFEKGVEIDGQKYFKKSEPHKAAVTGDTVGDPFKDTSGPSMNILIKLTSLVGLTIAPFLAEQNHCCHKEVTKMEIVEQKIMIQDGQAAITLPGSTATMQVPDNGIEAGLFKFISDNNSMVNDTTWFDFDRLTFETGKNILTPASQEQLGNIANILKAFPNVKVKIGGYTDNTGNADANLKLSGERATNVMDELVKLGIASDRMKAEGYGQNHPVCPANDTEECKQKNRRISMRVTEK
- a CDS encoding DUF3307 domain-containing protein, which translates into the protein MFELLIKIVLSHLLGDFVFQTDKMVKNIGAKKFRSPYLYLHVAIHLAIMLIINGFKKDYIFPIVVLAFSHLAIDSVTKILIVRKIKEINNLILDQTLHALSIFIFILCLFEVQIEWHKIFSKDNYLLLAMLIFLLSTCSIIISKIMSLFDYSPPNKGLEDAGKVIGLLERLFIFYFVVSGFWEGIGFLLAAKSIFRFGELKDGKDVKHTEYILIGTLLSFGLAILVAIIYLQLKANI